The following are encoded in a window of Corynebacterium marinum DSM 44953 genomic DNA:
- a CDS encoding ABC transporter substrate-binding protein: MKIRLTTITAATALLGLTLTACSSSEDPLASDGQDTGSDGAETIVIGTANFPESEIIGQVWAAALEDAGFDVEVSSAIGSREVYLRALEEGSIDLVPEYSGNLAQYYLSESGSAELGAGSDADEVYAALEGALPGELAAGDYAEGESKDSYRVTRGLADEYGLASLGDLAKLDQVRVAANPELAERPYGPPGLTEVYGVPAEKITMVPISDGGGPLTIAALTEGTAEVADIYTTSPTLDVSGSEVDLVTLEDPEQLILPQNVLPLMRADAVPQEAIDVINGINEHMTTEALVEMNLRNIGEEKAEAPVIARDFVDENA; the protein is encoded by the coding sequence ATGAAGATCCGTTTGACCACCATCACGGCCGCCACCGCCCTGCTCGGCCTGACGCTCACCGCCTGCTCCTCCTCCGAGGATCCGCTGGCCTCGGACGGCCAGGACACCGGGTCAGACGGCGCGGAGACCATCGTCATCGGCACCGCCAACTTCCCGGAATCCGAGATCATCGGCCAGGTGTGGGCCGCGGCCCTCGAGGACGCGGGTTTCGACGTCGAGGTCAGCTCCGCCATCGGGTCCCGCGAGGTCTACCTCCGCGCCCTGGAGGAAGGCAGCATCGATCTGGTGCCGGAGTACTCGGGCAACCTGGCGCAGTACTACCTGAGCGAATCCGGTTCCGCGGAGCTGGGGGCGGGTTCGGACGCCGATGAGGTCTATGCCGCGCTCGAGGGAGCGCTGCCCGGGGAGCTGGCCGCGGGAGACTACGCGGAGGGCGAGTCGAAGGACTCCTACCGCGTCACCCGCGGGCTGGCGGACGAGTACGGGCTGGCTTCCCTCGGTGACCTGGCCAAGCTCGACCAGGTCCGCGTCGCCGCCAACCCCGAGCTGGCGGAACGCCCCTACGGTCCGCCCGGCCTGACCGAGGTCTACGGCGTTCCGGCGGAGAAGATCACCATGGTGCCCATCTCCGACGGCGGCGGCCCGCTGACGATTGCGGCGCTGACCGAGGGGACCGCCGAGGTGGCGGACATCTACACCACCTCGCCGACCCTGGATGTGTCCGGGAGCGAGGTCGACCTGGTCACCCTCGAGGATCCGGAGCAGCTCATCCTGCCGCAGAACGTCCTCCCGCTCATGCGTGCCGACGCCGTCCCGCAAGAGGCCATCGACGTGATCAACGGCATCAACGAGCACATGACCACCGAGGCCCTGGTGGAGATGAACCTGCGCAACATCGGCGAGGAGAAGGCGGAGGCCCCGGTCATCGCTCGGGACTTCGTCGACGAGAACGCCTGA
- a CDS encoding ABC transporter permease, with translation MNQLQQAWEYIVDPANGALILERTLDHLFYTALAVGVALLVAVPLGLWVGHTRRAADGVLAVAGALRALPSLGLLTWLTVELSVGVRMPVIPATIVLVILAVPPLLAGVVAGMVSVPRSVVDSARASGFSERQILTGVELPLAAQVMVGGLRSCVVQVLATATVVAYIGLSGLGRYLIDGLALRDYPQMLAGAVLVTALALVVDLMLAGLQRTLRPRGRAT, from the coding sequence ATGAACCAGCTGCAGCAGGCCTGGGAGTACATCGTCGACCCCGCGAACGGGGCATTGATCCTCGAACGGACCCTCGACCACCTCTTCTACACTGCCCTCGCGGTCGGCGTGGCGCTGCTCGTCGCTGTGCCGCTGGGCCTGTGGGTGGGGCACACGCGCCGGGCGGCCGACGGTGTGCTCGCCGTTGCCGGCGCCCTGCGTGCGCTGCCCTCGCTGGGCCTGTTGACCTGGCTGACCGTGGAGCTGAGCGTCGGCGTGCGCATGCCGGTGATCCCGGCGACCATCGTGCTGGTCATTCTCGCGGTGCCGCCGCTGTTGGCGGGTGTGGTGGCGGGCATGGTCTCGGTGCCGCGGTCGGTGGTCGACTCGGCGCGCGCCAGCGGATTCAGCGAACGCCAGATCCTCACCGGGGTGGAGCTTCCCCTGGCCGCCCAGGTCATGGTCGGCGGCCTGCGGTCCTGCGTGGTTCAGGTGCTGGCGACGGCCACGGTGGTCGCCTACATTGGGTTGTCAGGCCTCGGCCGCTATCTCATCGACGGACTGGCCCTGCGGGACTACCCGCAGATGCTGGCGGGCGCCGTGCTGGTCACGGCTCTCGCACTCGTGGTGGATCTCATGCTGGCGGGCCTGCAGAGAACTCTCCGACCACGAGGACGTGCGACATGA
- a CDS encoding ABC transporter permease → MRWDWVWANSGRILDLAWAHVNLSWPPILASFLLALPVGWFAHRYRPAREVLVIAAGLLYVIPSLALFVVMPLLLGTSILSPVNVIAAMTLYGVALQVRTTADAFDTVPDSIRQAAVATGYRPWRRVLTVDLPLAGPTLLAGIRVVSASTISLVSVGALIGVASLGTLFTEGFQRSFPTQILVGLVGTVLLAVLFDVLLVLLGRLLMPWRGRVG, encoded by the coding sequence ATGAGGTGGGACTGGGTCTGGGCCAATTCCGGGCGCATCCTCGATCTGGCCTGGGCGCACGTCAATCTCTCCTGGCCGCCGATCCTCGCCTCCTTCCTGCTGGCGTTGCCCGTCGGTTGGTTCGCGCACCGCTACCGTCCCGCCCGGGAGGTGCTGGTGATCGCCGCGGGGCTGCTCTACGTCATCCCCTCGCTGGCGTTGTTCGTGGTGATGCCGCTGCTGCTGGGGACCTCCATCCTCTCCCCGGTCAACGTGATCGCCGCCATGACCCTCTACGGCGTCGCGCTGCAGGTCAGGACCACCGCCGACGCTTTCGACACGGTGCCCGACAGCATCCGGCAGGCCGCCGTGGCCACCGGGTACCGCCCCTGGCGCAGGGTGCTCACGGTCGATCTCCCCCTGGCCGGGCCGACGCTGCTCGCAGGCATCCGGGTGGTTTCGGCCTCGACCATCAGCCTGGTGTCCGTCGGCGCGCTCATCGGCGTGGCTTCGCTGGGCACCCTGTTCACCGAGGGCTTCCAGCGCTCCTTCCCCACGCAGATCCTGGTGGGCCTGGTGGGCACGGTCCTGCTCGCCGTGCTTTTCGACGTCCTCCTGGTCCTCCTCGGACGCCTGCTCATGCCCTGGCGGGGGAGGGTCGGATGA